One genomic window of Tachypleus tridentatus isolate NWPU-2018 chromosome 12, ASM421037v1, whole genome shotgun sequence includes the following:
- the LOC143234294 gene encoding RYamide receptor-like translates to MFTMITENATWWNISIEPQLNVSFIIWTDNEKEKDNFTSTENSSVPEGIQALMYVMYTTISLAAVGGNGIVCYTVLADRRMRTVTNYFIVNLAVGDLLMAILCIPFTFVVNLILHHWPFGTALCVVVTYAQGVSVFISAYTMIAISVDKYIAIIKPLRPRMTKLQAKLLIFLVWAVAIITPLPTAIVSRLVAAKSSDGYHCTEVWDPPEQRYYYGMSLMTLQYFLPLMVLIFTYTRIAMVVWGKRTPGEAEDGRDQRLAASKRKMVKMMVTVVTVFTLCWLPFNTLIVVGDQNQSIWYHEHIEYVWFVCHWLAMSHASYNPIIYCWMNSKFRNGFRQVFCLLLPCTRGSRPVHFRERKNLRSRTCTSERTTSFMTSVTFTAVSNVSQGLSTKKDSTLPTRTRFRRHTSKFEDETATRCNFE, encoded by the exons ATGTTCACCATGATTACTGAGAACGCCACCTGGTGGAACATATCTATAGAGCCTCAACTGAATGTTTCCTTTATAATTTGGACTGATAATGAGAAAGAAAAAGACAACTTTACATCGACGGAAAACTCCTCCGTTCCGGAAGGTATTCAAGCACTCATGTACGTTATGTACACAACAATTTCTCTCGCTGCCGTGGGTGGAAATGGGATAGTATGTTACACTGTACTTGCTGATCGGCGCATGCGCACGGTCACAAATTATTTTATCGTCAACTTAGCCGTGGGAGACCTGCTGATGGCCATCTTATGCATTCCTTTTACTTTTGTGGTCAACTTAATTCTTCACCACTGGCCATTTGGCACAGCCTTATGTGTCGTGGTCACTTACGCCCAAGGTGTATCGGTATTCATTAGCGCTTACACCATGATAGCTATCAGCGTTGACAAGTACATCGCCATCATAAAACCCCTGAGACCACGGATGACAAAACTACAGGCAAAACTATTGATCTTCCTGGTGTGGGCGGTGGCGATCATCACCCCATTGCCCACTGCTATAGTCTCTCGACTTGTGGCAGCAAAGAGTTCAGATGGTTACCACTGCACCGAGGTCTGGGATCCTCCAGAACAACGTTACTATTACGGGATGTCTCTGATGACGCTCCAATACTTTCTTCCTTTGATGGTACTCATTTTTACCTACACGAGAATAGCCATGGTGGTATGGGGGAAGCGAACCCCTGGGGAAGCAGAGGATGGTAGGGACCAGAGACTGGCGGCATCGAAACGAAAA ATGGTGAAAATGATGGTTACTGTTGTTACGGTTTTTACGCTGTGTTGGCTACCTTTCAACACCTTGATCGTAGTGGGCGATCAAAATCAATCAATCTGGTATCACGAGCATATTGAGTACGTCTGGTTTGTTTGTCACTGGCTGGCTATGAGCCACGCCTCCTACAATCCTATCATCTACTGTTGGATGAATTCCAAGTTCCGCAACGGCTTCCGGCAGGTATTTTGTCTTCTCCTACCTTGCACGCGGGGCAGTCGTCCAGTTCATTTTCGAGAAAGAAAAAATCTTAGAAGTCGTACTTGTACAAGTGAGCGAACCACCAGTTTCATGACGTCGGTGACGTTCACCGCTGTATCCAACGTGAGCCAAGGCTTATCCACGAAGAAGGACAGCACGTTACCTACCAGGACTAGGTTCAGGCGCCATACTTCTAAATTTGAAGACGAAACTGCTACACGCTGTAATTTTGAGTAA